The following are encoded together in the Elusimicrobiota bacterium genome:
- the purD gene encoding phosphoribosylamine--glycine ligase, producing MRILVIGSGGREHAIIWKLKQSKNVNKIFCIPGNGGISQIAKCEKIDILDFVSISEFIIKNKIDLTVVGPELPLSEGIVDYFTERKLKIFGCNKKSAQLESSKIFAKQFMKKYNIPTASFNIFEKHDDALRYLQSPTSNLQSVVVKADGLCAGKGVFVCNSKEETENTIKKIMVDKIFGTAGEKVVIEEKLIGQETSLIAFCDGKTVLPLIPSQDHKRVADGDNGENTGGMGAYSPVKIITEKDTKKIFENFIEGIKKENLQFSGIIYAGIMMTSAGPKVLEFNVRFGDPETQTILPLMKSDLLDLFLATVDGPLAKCKIEWYDKYCVSVVLASGGYPGKYEINKEIHGIKKIKNVLVFHAGTRIENNKFFTTGGRVLNVCAIGKTLEVAISKAYKDVKKIKFENMHYRRDIGSKGVL from the coding sequence ATGAGAATTCTTGTGATTGGGTCCGGTGGCAGAGAACACGCAATTATCTGGAAATTAAAACAATCAAAAAATGTAAATAAAATTTTTTGTATTCCCGGTAACGGCGGTATTTCTCAAATTGCCAAATGCGAAAAAATTGATATTTTGGATTTCGTCAGTATTTCCGAGTTTATAATTAAAAATAAAATTGATTTAACTGTTGTAGGACCTGAACTGCCACTTTCAGAAGGTATTGTTGATTATTTTACAGAAAGAAAATTAAAAATTTTTGGCTGTAATAAAAAATCAGCACAACTTGAGTCAAGCAAGATTTTTGCAAAACAGTTTATGAAAAAGTATAATATCCCAACAGCATCTTTTAATATCTTTGAAAAGCATGATGATGCTTTAAGATATCTTCAATCTCCAACCTCCAATCTCCAATCGGTTGTCGTTAAAGCAGATGGCCTCTGTGCTGGGAAAGGTGTTTTTGTCTGCAATTCAAAAGAAGAAACAGAAAATACAATCAAAAAAATAATGGTTGATAAAATATTCGGTACTGCAGGTGAAAAAGTTGTTATTGAAGAAAAACTTATAGGACAAGAAACATCGCTTATCGCATTTTGTGATGGTAAAACAGTTTTACCGCTAATTCCATCACAAGACCATAAAAGAGTTGCCGACGGTGATAACGGCGAAAATACTGGTGGTATGGGTGCATATTCACCTGTAAAAATCATTACTGAAAAAGATACAAAAAAAATATTTGAAAATTTTATAGAAGGAATCAAAAAAGAAAACCTTCAATTCAGTGGCATAATCTATGCTGGAATAATGATGACATCTGCCGGCCCGAAAGTACTTGAATTCAATGTTCGTTTCGGCGACCCTGAAACCCAGACGATACTGCCGTTGATGAAGAGTGATTTATTAGATTTGTTTTTAGCAACTGTTGATGGTCCACTTGCAAAATGTAAAATTGAATGGTATGATAAATACTGCGTGTCTGTTGTTTTAGCATCAGGTGGTTATCCCGGCAAATATGAGATAAATAAAGAAATTCACGGTATAAAAAAAATTAAAAATGTGCTTGTTTTTCATGCTGGAACAAGAATTGAAAACAACAAGTTTTTCACAACCGGGGGCAGAGTTTTGAATGTGTGTGCGATTGGTAAAACATTGGAAGTGGCAATATCTAAAGCATACAAGGATGTTAAAAAAATAAAATTTGAAAATATGCATTACCGTCGGGATATTGGTTCAAAAGGAGTTTTATGA
- the purF gene encoding amidophosphoribosyltransferase: protein MCGIFGVYNHSESAKLTYLGLYALQHRGQESAGIISSDGKRFFSKIATGLVADVFTKDELNKLKGSCAIGHVRYSTFGLSNLTNAQPFAINYSNGNLAIAHNGNLCNAKSLKEKLERDGSIFQTSSDSEVFLHLIARSKKIGLEQKIIDAISQIKGAYSLLFLLNKKLIAVRDPLGFRPLCIGKLKNSYIVSSESCAFDLIGAKYIRDVKPGEIVSISDGKIESVQFCKTRRNAFCIFEFIYFSRPDSKVFGKSVYNVRKNLGRQLSKESKTDADIVISVPDSANAAAVGFSEQSKIQYEIGFIRNHYVGRTFIEPRQEIRNFGVKIKYNPVSETLYQKNIVLVDDSIVRGTTSKKLIKLLRKTGVKKIHHRISSPPIKYPCFYGIDTPKKSELIAAKKSVDEIKKFFDDDTLYYLSIDGLIKATGLKKDDFCLACFTGDYPIK, encoded by the coding sequence ATGGTAAAAGATTTTTTAGTAAAATCGCTACCGGATTAGTTGCTGATGTTTTTACAAAAGATGAGTTAAACAAACTTAAAGGTTCTTGTGCAATCGGGCATGTGAGATACTCAACATTTGGTTTGTCTAATTTAACAAATGCGCAGCCGTTTGCAATAAATTATTCAAACGGCAACCTCGCAATTGCACACAATGGGAACCTTTGTAATGCTAAATCGTTAAAAGAAAAACTGGAGAGAGACGGTTCTATTTTTCAGACATCATCAGATAGTGAAGTGTTTCTTCATCTTATTGCAAGATCAAAAAAGATTGGGCTTGAACAAAAAATAATTGATGCCATATCACAAATTAAAGGTGCCTATTCGTTACTTTTTCTGTTGAATAAAAAACTTATCGCTGTCAGAGACCCTTTGGGATTCAGACCGCTGTGTATTGGCAAATTAAAAAATTCATATATTGTATCGTCAGAAAGTTGTGCGTTTGACCTCATTGGTGCAAAATATATAAGAGATGTAAAACCAGGTGAAATAGTATCTATTTCTGACGGCAAAATTGAGTCAGTCCAGTTCTGCAAAACCAGAAGAAATGCATTCTGTATATTTGAGTTTATCTATTTCTCAAGACCTGATTCAAAAGTTTTTGGAAAATCAGTTTATAATGTTAGAAAAAATCTTGGAAGACAACTATCAAAAGAATCAAAAACTGATGCTGATATTGTAATCTCGGTTCCTGATTCAGCAAATGCTGCTGCCGTTGGGTTCTCTGAACAGTCAAAGATACAATACGAAATTGGTTTTATCAGGAATCATTATGTAGGCAGGACATTCATAGAGCCACGACAGGAAATCAGAAATTTTGGAGTAAAAATAAAATACAATCCTGTAAGTGAAACACTGTATCAGAAAAATATCGTGCTGGTTGATGATTCAATCGTTAGAGGCACAACATCTAAGAAACTTATCAAACTACTAAGAAAAACAGGTGTAAAAAAAATACATCACCGAATAAGTTCGCCACCAATTAAATATCCTTGTTTTTATGGTATTGATACCCCCAAAAAATCTGAACTTATTGCTGCAAAAAAATCTGTGGATGAGATAAAAAAATTTTTTGATGACGATACACTATATTATCTTTCTATTGACGGCTTGATAAAAGCAACAGGATTAAAAAAAGACGATTTCTGTCTCGCCTGTTTCACAGGAGATTATCCAATAAAATGA
- the purE gene encoding 5-(carboxyamino)imidazole ribonucleotide mutase produces MKKPIVSVVMGSDSDLPVMKSCAEMLEFFKIPFEMTVISAHRAPEKTNLYAKNLTKNGIQVVIAGAGGAAHLPASVASLTTIPVIGIPIKTETLSGVDSLYSIVQMPKGVPVATVSINGSANAAILACEILSLNNTHLKKKLNQYKKDLEKNVLKKDVKLKKVGYRRYI; encoded by the coding sequence ATGAAAAAACCGATTGTAAGTGTCGTAATGGGAAGCGATTCTGATTTGCCTGTGATGAAAAGTTGTGCAGAAATGCTTGAGTTTTTTAAGATACCTTTTGAGATGACAGTTATCTCTGCACATAGAGCGCCTGAAAAAACAAATTTATATGCCAAAAATCTTACAAAAAATGGGATTCAAGTTGTTATCGCAGGTGCAGGAGGTGCGGCGCATCTTCCCGCATCTGTCGCATCGTTAACAACGATACCAGTGATTGGTATTCCTATAAAAACGGAAACACTTTCAGGTGTTGATTCGCTTTATTCAATCGTCCAGATGCCAAAAGGTGTTCCAGTCGCTACTGTTTCAATAAATGGCTCTGCAAATGCTGCGATTCTTGCCTGTGAAATATTATCATTAAACAATACGCACCTTAAGAAAAAACTTAATCAATACAAAAAAGACCTTGAAAAAAATGTCTTGAAAAAAGATGTAAAACTTAAAAAAGTTGGTTACAGGAGATATATATGA